From the genome of Sporolituus thermophilus DSM 23256, one region includes:
- the glp gene encoding gephyrin-like molybdotransferase Glp, with the protein MDFFNCQTLAEARRLVLAHAASADIGSETVGLAAAAGRIAAADCLCREELPSFPRSTVDGYAVRSADTFAAGEGIPALLTVIGEVAMGQTTALVLGPGQAAAVPTGGMLPSNADAVVMLEHTERVDDRTLLVTKPVAPGDNSIARGEDATTGTVLVRQGQKIAPLDIGVLAACGFAEVSVYRRLKVGVLSTGDEIVDVSALPQPGQVRDINSYTLAALLEASGYTAIRYGIIGDNYASLRQKLAEAAAACDAVMVSGGSSVGARDYTVKAIEALGGPGVLLHGIAVKPGKPTIFGMVGAVPVFGLPGHPVSALIIYHQLVRPALAVMAGEKVQRVFRVPAKISRNVASAPGRDEIIRVRLLPKDGEYWAEPVFGKSGLICTMTEADGLVVIAPEKSGLYAGEQVEVEMLRC; encoded by the coding sequence GTGGATTTTTTCAACTGTCAGACGCTGGCTGAGGCACGCCGGCTTGTTTTGGCCCATGCCGCTAGCGCCGACATCGGCAGCGAGACTGTGGGACTGGCCGCCGCGGCAGGGCGCATTGCTGCGGCTGATTGCCTTTGCCGCGAAGAGCTGCCGTCTTTTCCCCGGTCTACGGTAGACGGCTATGCCGTGCGCAGTGCCGACACCTTTGCCGCCGGGGAAGGAATACCGGCGCTGCTAACCGTCATCGGCGAAGTTGCCATGGGACAGACCACTGCCTTAGTCCTGGGTCCGGGCCAGGCGGCAGCCGTTCCAACCGGGGGCATGCTGCCCAGCAATGCCGACGCTGTCGTCATGCTGGAGCATACGGAACGGGTGGATGATCGAACCTTGCTGGTAACAAAACCCGTTGCGCCCGGTGACAATAGCATTGCCCGCGGCGAGGATGCCACGACCGGTACCGTGTTGGTGCGGCAGGGACAGAAAATAGCTCCCCTGGATATTGGCGTGTTGGCGGCCTGCGGTTTTGCCGAAGTGAGCGTTTACCGACGGCTCAAAGTTGGGGTCTTATCCACCGGCGATGAAATTGTCGATGTGTCTGCTCTACCCCAGCCGGGTCAGGTGCGGGATATTAACTCGTACACGCTAGCGGCCTTGCTGGAGGCCTCCGGTTATACCGCTATACGCTACGGCATAATCGGCGACAACTACGCAAGTTTGCGGCAGAAGTTGGCTGAGGCGGCAGCCGCATGCGACGCCGTTATGGTTTCCGGCGGCAGCTCGGTCGGAGCGCGGGATTATACGGTCAAAGCGATCGAAGCGTTAGGCGGTCCGGGGGTTTTGCTCCACGGGATTGCCGTTAAACCCGGTAAGCCTACGATATTCGGCATGGTCGGCGCCGTACCTGTTTTTGGGCTCCCAGGACACCCCGTTTCGGCGTTGATTATCTATCACCAATTGGTTCGGCCGGCGCTTGCCGTCATGGCGGGGGAAAAGGTGCAGAGAGTGTTTAGAGTGCCGGCCAAGATAAGCCGCAACGTTGCGTCCGCGCCGGGGCGGGACGAAATCATCCGGGTGCGGCTATTGCCCAAAGACGGCGAGTATTGGGCCGAGCCGGTCTTCGGGAAATCAGGGCTTATTTGCACTATGACGGAAGCGGACGGACTCGTCGTTATCGCCCCGGAAAAGAGCGGCCTTTATGCCGGTGAACAAGTGGAAGTGGAAATGCTACGATGCTGA
- a CDS encoding aldehyde ferredoxin oxidoreductase family protein, with product MFYRVNMATLTITPEDGAAYKGLGGRALTSRIVSAEVDPNAHPLGKLNKLVFATGLLSGTGAPNAGRMSLGAKSPLTGTIKESNVGGAMGHKLGRLGVEAIIVEDLPQDDKTYVLKVDKDGLALIEMPELKGLNIYDTVAKLQAKFGEKVAIGVIGTAGENKMASACVGFTDMEGAPTRQAGRGGLGAVMASKGLKAIVVDDTGANNVSFADEAAFRAGAKKLANALLKHPVTSQGLPTYGTDVLVNTLSEAGGLPTRNFSVGRFEGANNIGGETLHAVCKERGGKTGHACSPGCIIRCSNIYKDAAGNVVTGGLEYESCWSLGADCGIDNLDDIAVLNRMCDDYGVDTIEMGVTLGVAMEAGLAQFGDGKAAIELLKEVGKASPLGRILGAGAAVTGKAFGVRRVPVVKSQAIPAYDPRAVKGIGVTYATTTMGADHTAGYAVAANILGVGGKVDPLSPAGQVELSRNLQIATSFLDSTGLCLFVAFAILDIPEGLDGIVEMCNARYGWNKSLDDYLELGKQVLRDERGFNKAAGFNDDADDLPDFFRSEPLPPHNTVFDVPKEELKSLFNF from the coding sequence ATGTTTTACCGTGTAAACATGGCTACTTTGACCATTACGCCGGAAGACGGGGCGGCGTATAAGGGGCTTGGCGGCCGGGCGCTAACTTCACGCATTGTTAGCGCCGAGGTGGACCCTAACGCTCATCCGCTGGGCAAACTGAACAAACTGGTATTTGCTACCGGACTGCTTTCCGGCACGGGTGCTCCAAATGCCGGCCGCATGTCGCTCGGGGCCAAGAGTCCGCTGACAGGCACCATCAAGGAGAGCAATGTCGGCGGCGCCATGGGCCACAAACTAGGGCGGCTGGGAGTTGAAGCCATTATCGTGGAAGACCTGCCCCAAGATGATAAAACTTACGTGCTCAAGGTTGACAAAGACGGATTAGCCCTTATCGAAATGCCTGAGCTAAAAGGGCTAAACATCTATGATACCGTTGCCAAATTGCAAGCAAAGTTTGGGGAAAAAGTAGCGATCGGCGTAATCGGCACGGCCGGTGAAAATAAGATGGCTTCGGCCTGTGTTGGTTTTACCGACATGGAAGGAGCGCCCACCCGGCAGGCGGGCCGCGGCGGTCTTGGCGCGGTCATGGCCAGCAAAGGGCTTAAGGCGATTGTCGTCGATGACACGGGTGCAAACAACGTTTCTTTTGCCGATGAAGCCGCCTTCCGGGCCGGAGCGAAAAAACTGGCCAATGCCCTGCTGAAACATCCGGTTACTTCGCAGGGGTTGCCGACCTATGGCACTGACGTTTTAGTCAACACCCTGAGTGAAGCCGGCGGCTTGCCAACCCGCAACTTTAGCGTTGGCCGCTTTGAGGGAGCCAACAATATCGGTGGCGAAACACTGCATGCCGTTTGCAAGGAACGGGGTGGCAAAACCGGTCACGCTTGTTCGCCCGGGTGCATCATCCGCTGCTCGAATATTTATAAAGACGCGGCCGGAAATGTGGTAACCGGCGGTCTCGAATATGAGAGCTGCTGGTCGTTGGGCGCCGATTGCGGCATTGATAATCTGGACGACATCGCCGTTCTTAACCGTATGTGCGACGATTATGGCGTTGATACCATCGAGATGGGTGTCACGTTGGGCGTGGCCATGGAAGCCGGCCTGGCCCAATTTGGCGATGGCAAAGCGGCTATAGAACTGCTTAAGGAAGTAGGCAAAGCCAGCCCGCTTGGCCGTATTCTCGGCGCCGGCGCCGCCGTTACCGGCAAGGCCTTCGGCGTCCGGCGCGTGCCGGTTGTGAAGAGCCAGGCCATTCCGGCTTATGACCCGCGGGCCGTCAAAGGCATCGGCGTAACTTACGCTACTACTACCATGGGCGCCGACCATACTGCCGGTTATGCCGTTGCCGCCAATATTCTCGGGGTGGGCGGCAAAGTGGACCCGCTTAGTCCGGCCGGCCAGGTCGAACTTTCGCGGAACCTGCAAATCGCTACTTCTTTCCTGGATAGCACCGGCCTCTGCTTGTTTGTGGCCTTTGCCATTCTCGATATTCCCGAAGGGCTTGACGGTATCGTGGAAATGTGCAACGCCCGCTATGGCTGGAACAAGTCGCTTGATGATTATCTGGAACTGGGCAAGCAAGTCTTGCGCGATGAGCGTGGGTTCAATAAAGCGGCAGGCTTCAACGACGATGCCGACGACCTGCCCGACTTCTTCCGTAGCGAACCACTGCCACCGCACAATACCGTTTTCGATGTGCCGAAAGAGGAGCTCAAATCGCTCTTTAACTTCTAA
- the moaA gene encoding GTP 3',8-cyclase MoaA, with amino-acid sequence MRDGYNRCIDYLRISVTDRCNFRCAYCMPPDGVKLLDHADILAYEEILYLIRVFNKYGVNKIRLTGGEPLVRKGIVDFIRAISSLGIIDDLSLTTNGSLLADMAEDLKAAGLHRVNVSLDTVDPERFRRITGSASLERTLAGIEKAIAVGLHPVKINVVLTSAFMDSDLSYFVEMVYRYPIAVRFIEYMPIGYNGTGPGMTPAEVKNRLNGAGLGMLEPAAGSIGNGPAKYFRLPGAKGLFGFITPLTEHFCRACNRMRLTADGKLRPCLLANRELDLKTLLRAGASEQQVGEVFRQALSEKPAGHNLAAGQPSFQRKMSQIGG; translated from the coding sequence ATGCGCGACGGTTATAACCGCTGTATCGACTATCTCCGCATCTCCGTTACCGACCGCTGTAATTTCCGCTGCGCCTATTGCATGCCCCCTGACGGCGTGAAGCTGCTGGATCACGCCGATATTCTGGCTTACGAGGAAATACTGTATCTGATCAGAGTCTTTAACAAATACGGGGTGAACAAAATTCGCCTAACGGGCGGCGAGCCGCTGGTACGCAAGGGGATTGTCGATTTTATTCGCGCCATTAGCTCGCTTGGCATTATTGATGACCTGTCACTGACAACCAATGGCAGCCTGCTTGCGGATATGGCTGAAGACCTTAAAGCCGCTGGGCTTCACCGGGTCAACGTCAGCCTGGACACGGTCGATCCTGAGCGGTTTCGGCGCATCACCGGGAGCGCCAGTCTGGAGCGCACGTTGGCCGGGATTGAAAAAGCTATCGCCGTCGGCCTGCATCCCGTTAAGATTAACGTCGTATTAACCAGTGCCTTTATGGACAGCGACCTGAGCTATTTTGTCGAGATGGTTTACCGCTACCCGATCGCTGTCCGGTTTATCGAATATATGCCGATCGGCTACAACGGAACCGGGCCGGGAATGACGCCGGCAGAGGTTAAAAACCGGCTGAATGGCGCCGGTCTGGGGATGCTGGAGCCGGCGGCGGGCAGTATTGGCAACGGTCCGGCCAAATATTTCCGCTTGCCGGGAGCCAAGGGTCTCTTTGGTTTCATTACTCCGCTTACGGAACATTTCTGCAGGGCTTGCAACCGCATGCGGCTGACGGCCGACGGCAAGCTGCGGCCTTGCCTTTTAGCCAACCGGGAACTGGATCTCAAAACGCTACTTAGGGCCGGAGCAAGTGAACAACAGGTCGGCGAAGTTTTTCGCCAGGCGCTGTCGGAAAAGCCGGCCGGGCATAATTTAGCGGCCGGGCAACCTAGTTTTCAGCGAAAAATGTCGCAAATTGGCGGATAA
- the mobB gene encoding molybdopterin-guanine dinucleotide biosynthesis protein B yields the protein MVPVISIVGRSNCGKTTYLEKLIREMKRRGYKVGTIKHDVHGFDMDRPGKDTWRHAQAGADVVCISSPAKMAMIKKVEQELTLDEVVSFVDGVDIIFTEGYKREGKRKIEVFRQAVCDRPLCGKEELLAVVSDTVLYNDVPHFGLDDAAPLADFLVAHVLTKA from the coding sequence ATGGTTCCGGTGATTTCCATCGTAGGCAGGTCTAATTGCGGCAAAACCACCTACCTTGAAAAGCTGATTCGGGAAATGAAGCGGCGCGGCTATAAAGTTGGCACGATCAAACACGACGTCCATGGCTTTGATATGGACAGACCGGGCAAGGACACCTGGCGGCACGCCCAGGCCGGCGCTGACGTGGTCTGCATTTCGTCGCCCGCTAAGATGGCCATGATTAAAAAAGTTGAGCAGGAGTTGACGCTTGACGAAGTTGTGTCGTTCGTAGACGGCGTAGATATTATCTTTACCGAAGGTTATAAACGGGAGGGAAAACGTAAAATTGAAGTCTTCCGCCAGGCCGTCTGCGACCGGCCCTTATGCGGCAAGGAAGAGCTGCTCGCCGTCGTATCCGATACCGTCCTCTATAACGATGTGCCCCACTTCGGCCTTGATGACGCGGCGCCGCTGGCCGACTTTTTGGTCGCTCACGTTCTGACAAAGGCCTAG
- a CDS encoding metal-dependent hydrolase, with translation MTTLRFLGHACFELSDGQTTILFDPYLADNPFKIAGPDEVNCQYILVSHGHFDHLGDAVRIAKRTGATVISTAEVARLCGEQGVNSHAMHIGGKHSFDFGYVRITLAFHGAGVPGGHACGFIVNFHGTTVYFAGDTGLFADMELLGRLEKIDYALLPIGDNFTMGPQDAVEAVGLLKPKNVIPMHYNTWPLIAQSPEDFKRQVETRYGTPVHIMQPGQVLTLK, from the coding sequence ATGACGACCTTACGCTTTTTGGGCCATGCTTGTTTCGAACTGAGTGACGGCCAAACAACGATTCTGTTCGACCCTTATCTGGCAGATAATCCCTTTAAAATTGCCGGTCCGGACGAAGTAAACTGCCAGTATATTCTCGTTTCCCACGGCCACTTTGATCATCTTGGCGACGCGGTGCGCATTGCCAAGCGTACCGGCGCTACCGTCATTTCCACGGCTGAAGTGGCCCGTCTCTGCGGTGAACAGGGTGTTAACAGCCATGCCATGCACATCGGCGGCAAGCACTCTTTTGACTTCGGCTATGTCCGCATAACCCTCGCCTTTCATGGCGCCGGCGTTCCTGGGGGTCACGCCTGCGGTTTTATAGTCAATTTCCACGGCACGACGGTCTACTTTGCCGGTGATACCGGCCTGTTCGCCGACATGGAACTGTTGGGCCGTCTGGAAAAAATCGACTATGCCCTGCTGCCCATCGGCGACAACTTTACCATGGGGCCGCAAGATGCCGTGGAAGCAGTAGGATTGTTAAAACCGAAAAATGTCATTCCCATGCACTATAATACCTGGCCGCTCATCGCCCAGTCGCCTGAAGATTTCAAGCGCCAGGTGGAAACACGTTATGGGACGCCGGTACATATTATGCAGCCCGGCCAAGTTTTAACCTTAAAATAA
- a CDS encoding methyl-accepting chemotaxis protein, with protein MSAIARIATVGSSQLVADELLEAARHFIPGLEGRAYAIKALTDHQVADLFICLPTRVDEAAQKIPRDKIVALELVPDAAFFVQVAQIPHGETVTVFNNNTAQAAKIAKYCQDIGINQVTFQYAPYDELSESELAMLLQDARYIIGAEKIVGTGSVLLSRYRHYLPPDVKIIGARRVATADSVCAVIRWLTLFAHRQLATEVAAISNQLNYQLQEITAITAEVSRSIDTTAATIQNIDNHIGRQMARIRQTVDISQTLAAATHNIGGIADTIKHISGQTNLLALNAAIEAARVGEYGRGFAVVAQEVRKLAEESRKSTDTIRHSVGEIQGVVANIVPALTALSDDMTTTQRHIAGIVQASRQENNSLMKIAKSLESISGISDKLLGSVEKLLHV; from the coding sequence TTGAGCGCTATCGCACGCATCGCAACAGTAGGCAGCAGTCAACTGGTGGCCGACGAGCTGCTGGAAGCGGCGCGCCATTTTATCCCTGGTCTGGAAGGCCGCGCTTATGCCATAAAGGCTTTAACGGACCATCAGGTTGCCGACCTTTTTATTTGCCTGCCCACCCGGGTGGACGAAGCGGCCCAGAAAATTCCCCGCGACAAAATTGTGGCCCTCGAGCTGGTGCCCGACGCGGCGTTTTTCGTCCAGGTGGCCCAAATTCCGCATGGCGAGACAGTAACGGTGTTCAATAACAATACCGCCCAGGCGGCCAAAATCGCTAAATACTGCCAGGATATAGGCATTAATCAGGTAACGTTTCAATACGCGCCCTACGACGAATTGTCTGAGTCCGAACTTGCGATGCTGCTGCAGGACGCTCGCTACATCATCGGGGCGGAAAAAATCGTCGGCACCGGGTCGGTCCTGCTCAGCCGGTACCGCCACTATCTGCCCCCCGACGTCAAAATCATCGGCGCCCGGCGGGTGGCTACCGCCGACTCCGTATGCGCCGTCATTCGGTGGCTGACCCTTTTTGCCCACCGCCAACTGGCGACAGAAGTGGCCGCCATATCCAATCAGCTAAATTACCAACTCCAGGAAATCACGGCAATTACCGCAGAAGTTTCCCGGTCGATTGACACAACAGCGGCAACCATCCAAAATATCGATAACCATATTGGCCGGCAGATGGCCAGAATCCGGCAAACAGTAGACATTTCCCAGACCTTGGCGGCGGCAACCCATAACATCGGCGGCATCGCCGACACCATCAAGCATATCTCCGGCCAGACCAACTTATTAGCCCTGAACGCCGCCATCGAAGCGGCGCGGGTCGGCGAATACGGGCGCGGCTTTGCCGTTGTCGCGCAGGAAGTGCGCAAACTGGCGGAAGAAAGCCGTAAATCTACTGATACCATTCGTCACTCTGTCGGCGAAATTCAGGGAGTAGTAGCCAATATCGTCCCCGCCCTGACGGCGCTGTCCGACGATATGACGACTACCCAGCGACATATTGCCGGCATTGTCCAGGCATCCCGACAAGAAAACAATTCACTCATGAAAATAGCGAAATCCCTGGAAAGTATCAGTGGTATCAGTGATAAACTGCTCGGCTCTGTTGAAAAGCTGCTACACGTCTAA
- the nth gene encoding endonuclease III, whose translation MRVTKVVKQQMLAILAEHYRGATTALNYSTPFELLIAVILSAQCTDERVNIITARLFPQYNTPAKILALGQDKLEEYIRDCGLFRSKARNIIATCEILCRAYGGEVPTRFEDLIKLPGVGRKTANVIVSQLFGTPAIAVDTHVFRVANRTGLAKGKTPREVEEGLMRVIPRQDWADAHHWLIWHGRKVCKARQPACDVCPLNGLCPSREDATK comes from the coding sequence ATGCGTGTGACCAAAGTGGTAAAGCAGCAAATGCTGGCGATATTAGCGGAACATTACCGGGGCGCGACGACGGCGCTTAACTATTCAACGCCTTTTGAACTCTTGATCGCCGTGATTTTATCCGCTCAGTGCACCGACGAGCGGGTCAACATCATTACGGCCCGCCTTTTCCCGCAGTACAATACGCCAGCCAAAATCCTCGCGCTGGGGCAGGATAAACTGGAGGAATATATCCGGGACTGCGGCCTGTTCCGCAGTAAGGCCCGCAACATCATTGCCACCTGTGAGATACTTTGCCGTGCTTATGGCGGGGAAGTTCCCACCCGTTTTGAAGATTTAATAAAATTACCGGGAGTAGGCCGCAAAACTGCTAATGTAATTGTAAGCCAATTATTTGGTACACCGGCCATTGCGGTCGACACCCATGTGTTTCGGGTAGCCAACCGGACGGGGCTGGCCAAAGGCAAAACGCCCCGTGAGGTAGAAGAAGGGCTGATGCGGGTCATACCCAGGCAGGACTGGGCGGACGCCCATCATTGGCTTATCTGGCATGGCCGCAAAGTTTGCAAGGCCCGCCAGCCGGCCTGCGACGTCTGTCCGCTGAACGGTCTCTGCCCGAGCCGGGAAGATGCAACTAAATAA
- the tatC gene encoding twin-arginine translocase subunit TatC: MESQEFYSLLSHIIARARRRLLWLIMLLAGTSALGYWWADGAMKYMFRMVRQVIFVSPAEAFVTKIKVALTIGLVLALPLLLYLLIGTVRARVKGLTPTTHVLLTVVSFGLFTGGAAFCYYAVLPVGIQFLLDFATLEMQPLLSAGRFISFVLMCLLVFGIMFELPLVIMLLTSVGILTAEKLRAKRRHAILGVFIIAGIITPSPDVLSQILLALPLLALYEIGIFLTRFCKRPVERLPEIPADQQQLFM; encoded by the coding sequence ATGGAAAGCCAGGAATTTTACAGCCTGCTGAGCCACATCATTGCGCGGGCCCGCCGCCGTCTGTTATGGTTGATCATGCTGTTGGCCGGTACCAGCGCCCTTGGCTATTGGTGGGCCGACGGCGCCATGAAATACATGTTCAGGATGGTCAGACAGGTGATTTTTGTTAGCCCGGCCGAAGCTTTTGTCACTAAAATCAAGGTGGCATTGACAATCGGCCTGGTCCTTGCCCTGCCGCTACTACTTTATCTGCTGATTGGCACGGTGCGCGCCAGGGTGAAGGGGCTGACGCCTACTACCCATGTTTTACTCACCGTTGTCAGCTTTGGGCTGTTTACCGGCGGTGCGGCCTTCTGCTATTATGCCGTATTGCCGGTCGGTATTCAGTTTTTACTGGACTTTGCCACCTTGGAGATGCAGCCGCTGCTCTCGGCCGGGCGTTTTATTTCGTTTGTGCTTATGTGTCTGTTGGTTTTCGGGATAATGTTTGAACTGCCCCTGGTCATCATGCTGTTGACCTCCGTGGGGATATTGACGGCGGAAAAACTGCGGGCCAAGCGACGCCATGCGATTTTGGGCGTTTTTATCATCGCGGGGATCATTACGCCGTCGCCGGATGTCCTGTCGCAAATTCTGCTTGCGCTTCCGCTGCTGGCCCTCTACGAGATCGGGATTTTTCTCACCCGGTTTTGTAAGCGGCCCGTTGAGCGCCTGCCGGAAATACCGGCCGACCAGCAGCAGCTTTTTATGTAG
- a CDS encoding 4Fe-4S binding protein: MTPKQLKLARTVSQVVFFLLLVVVLTGAFCAVRLGGSANFTCSLGMLQLTLGAREILWGTVISGSLLLIVTVLLGRVFCGWVCPFGAVLDWLGKPLSRLRLARNKVPPALLSPDNRHIKYGVLGGALLAAGMLRYPAFCALCPIGTTCRSVGLQGLNIGLETAVLPLAAGLDTVRKRFWCKVLCPIGALLGLFSRFSLLKIRLPWDRCTGCSRCEQACAMDNRPHHGGHDRLKTDPAVLTALIELGVPDLLDRPGRYEDYPQSIKDLLKQKMRSLAVDHSECSRCYSCLAVCPVTTREAAPSVAVQRSGLSA; the protein is encoded by the coding sequence ATGACGCCCAAACAGCTGAAATTGGCGCGTACTGTCAGTCAAGTTGTCTTTTTTCTTTTGCTTGTTGTGGTTTTGACCGGTGCTTTTTGCGCGGTGCGCCTGGGCGGCAGCGCTAATTTCACTTGCTCGTTAGGCATGCTGCAGTTGACGCTGGGGGCAAGAGAGATACTGTGGGGGACGGTTATTTCGGGCAGTTTGCTTCTGATTGTCACCGTGCTTTTGGGCCGGGTTTTCTGCGGTTGGGTGTGTCCCTTCGGCGCCGTCCTCGATTGGCTGGGTAAACCGCTGTCCCGGCTGCGGCTGGCCCGTAACAAGGTACCACCGGCGCTCCTAAGTCCCGATAACCGTCACATTAAGTATGGCGTGCTGGGCGGGGCGCTGCTCGCCGCCGGCATGCTGCGCTATCCCGCGTTTTGTGCTCTTTGCCCGATAGGCACGACTTGCCGCAGTGTCGGTCTGCAGGGGTTAAATATAGGGCTGGAGACGGCCGTGCTGCCGTTGGCCGCCGGTTTGGATACGGTGCGCAAGCGTTTTTGGTGCAAAGTGCTTTGCCCGATTGGGGCCCTCTTAGGCCTCTTTTCCCGCTTCAGCCTGCTTAAAATCCGCTTGCCCTGGGACCGCTGTACCGGCTGCAGCCGTTGTGAACAGGCCTGTGCCATGGATAACCGGCCGCATCATGGCGGGCATGACCGGCTTAAAACCGACCCGGCGGTGCTGACAGCCCTTATTGAGCTGGGCGTACCTGATTTGCTTGACCGCCCCGGGCGGTATGAGGACTACCCGCAAAGCATAAAGGACCTGCTCAAGCAAAAAATGAGAAGCCTGGCAGTGGACCATAGCGAGTGTTCGCGCTGCTATTCCTGCCTGGCCGTCTGTCCGGTCACGACCCGGGAGGCAGCTCCAAGCGTCGCGGTTCAGCGCAGCGGCCTAAGCGCCTAA
- a CDS encoding FAD-dependent oxidoreductase, with translation MDQKVLLEVTVKGQVRRPGAYSVQPGHNLLDIIFGYAGGMATNRFLLKAILVGGAAGHFAGEAELQQPVSQSQEIMVFDEGSCLVNVVRLLLVYNHVTLLNSKEAGCQVCTAATAEAVKLLERLTTSVGTARDVAELARIAGSQNPDCPSRCAALRPLKTAMALWPDEFAAHGTGRCPASICSELMLSPCVNSCPANVDLPGTIALMQMGKFGDAIALGRHDNPLFLTCGYVCEEPPCQKNCKRFNFDEAVYSQSLHRYAGDEAVRRTGSLVKALTHPTLKPGPATGKKVAVVGAGPAGLAAAYFLARLGHKVTVYEKNDAAGGMAAYGIPAYRLPRTVLAAEVAAIIALGVELKTGQALGREITLAGLKEQYDAVLLAIGAGASRRLGIPGEDLPGVMPALAFLHQAATGGAVEVGRRVLVVGGGNVAVDAARTARRLGAEQVDMMCVEDRFEMPATVHEIAGAEAEGVRIKELAVPVEFSGDGRVAAVRYAPVVPGPYDAKGRRWPPKVLTDQCREAEYDTVIVAIGQAPDLACLADAGITRNGPFIAHTGGQAIGLSAIFVAGDCGGPVNTVVKAVGSGKEVAYAIHNHLTGRTDRLTSPLRGQLGCYTGDYTCLPASRVQMPEQDAASRTGNFDLVELGLSDEQARYEMLRCICAAKGGVQ, from the coding sequence GTGGACCAGAAAGTCCTGCTTGAAGTTACGGTCAAGGGCCAGGTACGGCGGCCCGGCGCCTACTCCGTCCAACCCGGCCATAATCTGCTTGATATTATCTTTGGTTATGCCGGGGGAATGGCGACAAACCGGTTTTTGTTAAAAGCCATACTAGTCGGCGGGGCAGCTGGCCATTTTGCTGGTGAGGCGGAGCTGCAGCAGCCGGTCAGCCAGTCGCAGGAAATTATGGTCTTTGACGAAGGTAGCTGCCTAGTCAATGTCGTCCGTCTGCTGCTGGTTTACAACCACGTTACGCTGCTCAATTCTAAAGAGGCCGGCTGCCAGGTATGTACCGCCGCCACGGCCGAAGCGGTCAAACTGCTGGAACGCCTCACCACTTCGGTAGGAACCGCGCGGGATGTGGCCGAACTGGCCCGGATCGCCGGCAGCCAAAACCCGGATTGTCCCAGCCGCTGCGCCGCTCTCCGGCCGCTTAAAACGGCAATGGCCTTATGGCCGGACGAGTTTGCCGCCCATGGCACCGGACGGTGTCCGGCCAGCATCTGCAGCGAGCTTATGCTAAGTCCCTGCGTCAATTCTTGTCCGGCCAACGTGGATTTGCCGGGGACAATTGCCCTTATGCAAATGGGGAAATTCGGCGATGCCATAGCCTTGGGCCGGCATGATAATCCTCTCTTTTTAACATGCGGCTATGTCTGTGAAGAGCCGCCCTGTCAAAAAAACTGCAAACGGTTTAATTTTGACGAGGCGGTCTATTCGCAAAGTTTGCACCGCTATGCCGGCGACGAGGCAGTCAGGCGGACTGGTTCGTTAGTCAAGGCATTGACCCATCCTACCCTCAAGCCGGGACCAGCAACCGGTAAAAAAGTGGCGGTTGTCGGCGCCGGGCCGGCTGGTCTGGCGGCGGCCTATTTTCTGGCCCGCTTAGGCCATAAAGTGACGGTCTATGAAAAAAATGACGCCGCCGGTGGGATGGCAGCTTATGGCATACCGGCCTACCGTTTGCCCCGGACGGTATTGGCGGCGGAAGTCGCGGCCATCATCGCCCTGGGCGTGGAGCTTAAAACCGGCCAGGCACTGGGGCGGGAGATTACTCTTGCCGGTCTAAAAGAGCAGTATGACGCGGTGTTGTTGGCAATTGGCGCCGGCGCCAGCCGTCGCCTGGGCATCCCGGGCGAGGACTTGCCGGGCGTGATGCCGGCGCTGGCGTTTCTCCACCAGGCAGCAACTGGTGGAGCAGTGGAGGTTGGCCGTCGCGTTCTTGTCGTAGGCGGCGGCAACGTGGCGGTCGATGCGGCCCGGACGGCCCGCCGGTTAGGGGCTGAGCAGGTGGATATGATGTGTGTTGAAGACCGGTTCGAAATGCCGGCTACCGTGCACGAAATCGCGGGCGCCGAAGCGGAAGGGGTGCGCATTAAGGAGCTGGCCGTACCGGTCGAATTCAGCGGTGACGGTCGGGTGGCGGCGGTGCGCTACGCGCCGGTCGTGCCCGGTCCCTACGATGCCAAAGGTCGGCGCTGGCCGCCTAAGGTATTGACTGACCAATGCCGGGAAGCGGAATATGATACGGTTATCGTGGCCATAGGCCAGGCCCCTGATCTGGCCTGTCTGGCTGACGCCGGCATAACGCGGAACGGGCCGTTTATCGCCCATACCGGCGGTCAAGCAATCGGCTTGTCCGCCATCTTCGTCGCCGGCGACTGCGGCGGCCCGGTCAACACGGTGGTAAAAGCCGTCGGTTCGGGCAAGGAGGTAGCCTACGCCATCCATAACCATCTCACCGGCCGTACCGACCGGCTGACATCGCCGCTGCGCGGGCAACTGGGCTGCTATACCGGCGATTATACCTGCCTGCCGGCGAGCCGGGTACAAATGCCGGAACAAGACGCGGCAAGCCGGACGGGGAATTTTGACCTCGTCGAATTGGGACTGAGTGATGAACAGGCCAGGTATGAAATGTTGCGCTGCATCTGTGCCGCCAAAGGCGGTGTGCAATAA